Part of the Longimicrobiaceae bacterium genome is shown below.
GCACCAGCCCTCCCGCGGGCTCCTCGGCCGGCGGGGGGATGGTCCCCGCGCCCCCGAAGAGGGCGGCGAGCGCGTCCTCCAGCGTCTCCTCCATCACCACCCGGCTCTGGTACGCCACGATCACCCGCTTCAGCTCCGGGATCTGCCCTCCCTGCGCGCGCAGGTACAGCGGCTGCACGTAGAGGAGCGACTCCTCCACCGGGAGCACCAGCAGCTCTCCGCGGAGCACCTCCGACCCGCGCTGGTCCCAGAGGGAGATCTGCCGCGAGATCTCGGTGTCCTGGTTGATGCGGTTGACGATCTGCCGCGGCCCGAACACCAGGCTCTGCTTGGGGAAGCGGTACACCCGCAGCTCGCCGTAGTGCTCGCCGTCGCTGCGCGCCACCATCCACGCCGCCATGTTGTCCTTCTGGCGGGGGGTGAAGGGGGTCATGAAGATGAACTCCGCCCCCTCCTCGTCCGGGAGGCGCATGATGATGCGCCGCATGAACGCGAACGGATTGGCCTGCTCCTCCGCGCCCAGCGTGGGGATCTGCCACTGGTCTTCGCGGTGGTAGAACTCGTCCGGCTCGTCCATGTGGTAAGTGGTGTGCAGCGTCGTCTGCACGCGGTACAGGTCCTCCGGGTAGCGGAGGTGCGCCCGCAGGTCGGCCGGCATCTCACCGATGGGCCGGAAGATCCCCGGGAAGGCGCGCGCGTAGGTGCGCACGATGGGCTCGGCGGGGTCCATCACGTAGGCCCGCACGCTGCCGTGGTACGCGTCGATCACCACCTTCACGCTGTTGCGCATGTAGCTGGTGCCGTCCGCCAGGCGCTGGGCGTAGGGGTAGCGCTCGCTCTTCGTGTACGCGTCCAGGATCCACTGCAGCGTCCCCGCCTCGTCGATGACCATGTACGGGTCGCCGTCGAAGGTGAGGAAGGGGAGGGCGCGCCGGGCCCGCTCCACGACGTTGCGGTGGTACAGCACCCGGCTCTCGCGGGTGAGGTCTCCCGAGAGCAGCACCTTGGAGGAGCCGAAGTAGGAGGCGAAGACGATGCGGCGCAGCCACGAGCCGATCGGCACGCCCCCCGCGCCCTGGTAGGCGGTGAAGATGTTCTGCTCCCCGGCGGGGTAGTCGAACTCTGGCTGCCGGGTGTGGACGAAGACCGCCTGGTTGGTGAGCTCGCCGTAGTAGATCTGCGGGCGGGTGACCTGGAGCGAGACGTCGGACTCCGGCGGGAGGTCCCGGATGAAGAGCACGGGGAGCCCCTCCGCCGTCCTCCGGTTCACCGGCCCCAGCGCCAGCCCCATCCCGTGCGTGAAGGTGAGGTGCTCGTTGATGAAGGTGCGCGTGGGGAGCGACGCCGGGTTGAGCTCGCGCGGCGAGAGCAGGACCTGCCGGTACTCTCCGTCGATCCAGTACCGGTCGTCGTCCACCGAGACGAAGTCGTAGTAGGTGCGGATCTCCTGCAGCTGCCCGAACGTCTGCAGCAGCGGCGCCCGGTCCCACAGCCGCACGTTGCCGATGGTGGGGGCGTTGGCGCGGATGTCGGCCAGCGTGAGCCCCGCGCCCCCGGTGAGGTCGCGCACCTCCACGTTCTCGATCCCCCAGGCGCGCCGCGTGGCGGCGATGTGGTGCCGCAGCTGCGGCGCTTCGCGCGAGAGCTCGGTGGGATCCACCACGAAGTTCTGGATCACGGCCGGGTACACGCCCCGCGCCAGGACGGAGAGGACGGCGTACCCCCCCAGCGCCATGAGCGCGAAGCGGAAGAGCTCCCGGCGCACCGCCCCCACCACCACGAGCACCGCCGCCACGAGCGCCACGCCGGCCATGATGCGGAGGGCGGGGAGCGTGGCGTGCAGGTCGGTGTAGCTGGCCCCCACCATCGGTCCGGTGGTGGAGTACAGCAGTCCGGGGATCCGCACCAGCCAGAGGGTCAGCGCCGTGAGCACGAAGGCGAGCGCCAGCAGCATCCCCAGGTGCATCCCCGCGGAGGCCTCCACGCGCACGTGCCCCGGGGCCACGATGATGTCGCGGCGCAGCCAGTAGAGGAGCCCCGCCAGGAGAAGGGCGAGGACGGTGAGCGTGAAGAGAATCCCCAGCACAGTGGAGATCACCGGGAGGGTGAAGACGTAGAATCCCACGTCGCGCCCGAACACCGGGTCGCTCACCCCGAATGGGACGCGGTGCATCCACCGGAGAACTCCCAGCCACCCCCCCGCCGCGCCGCCGGCGATCAGCAGCGCCAGCAGCAGGGAGAGCGGGACCCGGAAGCGCCGCAGCACCTCGGCCACGTTGACGTGCGAGGTGCCCATCCCCAGGCGCAGCACGGTGGGGTTGAGGACCGCGCCGCGCTGCGCCATGCGGAGGTTCAGGTACAGCCAGGCGAAGGAGACCGCGCCCACGCCCAGGAAGAGCGCGGCGCGGGTGATCAGCTCCGTCCGGTAGACCACCTCGAAGCCGATCTCCCTGAACCAGAGCCAGTTGACCGTGAACCCCACGGCCCCCGGGCCGAGGGTGAGGACGAGGAAGACCAGGACGACGGCCCCGGCAAGGCCCACGAGTCCGGCACGGCGGGTCGACATCGATACGAAGCTCCCGGAGGAGAGGGGAAGGCGAAGCAGCGCGCCCGGTGGAATCGGCGCAGGCCGTCGGTAAGGTACACCCGGAAGCTACGACCGGCCTGCTATGCGTGCCATACCGTCCCGGAGCGTCGGGCGTTCCCCCTGGCGCGTTCGGGGCGAGGCGCGCGGGTCACAGGGGCCGGGCGGGCTCCGCAAGCCGATGCGTGGCTGGCTGCCCGGGCGAAGCTGCTACCGCGACGAACAGCCGGCCAGCTCGGCGGGCCGGAAGGGTGGAGGGCGCCTTCGGCCTTGTTCTGACTGCAACCAGAGATTCGGAGCTTCCGGCAACCGGGGTGATTCAAAGTGCCCCAGCTGCTACGCTGAGGCGCCTCGGTTCGGAGGCGGGGCGATTGAGCATGGGAGGGCCTCCCACCAGAGAACGGGGGCCTCCCTGCTCAACCAAGCGGCCCCGACGGCACGTTAGCGGGTCCGTGAGGCCATACCCTCGAGCCTGGCCAGTCGATTCCGCAGGTGCGCCATCTCCGTGGCGAACTGGGGATCCGCGTTGCGGTGGGCCGCCAGCGTCCAGCGGAAGTGGGCGGCGGCGCTGTCGGGGCGCCCGGCCGCCATCCATGCCTCACCCAGCGCGCGGTGCAGCACGGGCATGGTGGTGTACATCCCGGTGGCCTGCACCCCGGTGCGCAGGCCGTTCCGCAGCACCGGGATCGCCTCGGCCGGACGCCCGGCTCGGACGAGCGCGCGGGCCAGTTCGAGGTTGACGCGGTTGTAGCCGTAGATCGGGGAAAACTGTGCGCGCTGGAAGGCAGCGATCGCGGAGTCGTGCTGACCCCGGGCGGACCAGAGAAGCCCGCGCACATGGTGGTGCAGCTTCTGATCGCGGCCGTACGCGCTCCGGGCGCCCACGACCTGGATGGTATCGGTCAGCGAGCGGAGCTCGATCGTATCTCCGAGGGCGGCCACGACTCCCGCGCGGTGCGTGAGGCTCCAGGCCCGCCAGCGCGCGTGGCCGCTCGGGGGCGCATCGGGATTGCCGGAACGGCTGATTCGTTCGAATGCCGCCGCCGCCTCGTGCAGCCGACCCATCTCCCACAGGACGATGGCTGCGGGGAGCTCGTTCCGGAACTCTCGATGGTAGCGTTCCGCGGCGGTGAGCGCTTCGCGGAGTCGGCCCTGGTGGCGCAGGCTGA
Proteins encoded:
- a CDS encoding UPF0182 family protein: MSTRRAGLVGLAGAVVLVFLVLTLGPGAVGFTVNWLWFREIGFEVVYRTELITRAALFLGVGAVSFAWLYLNLRMAQRGAVLNPTVLRLGMGTSHVNVAEVLRRFRVPLSLLLALLIAGGAAGGWLGVLRWMHRVPFGVSDPVFGRDVGFYVFTLPVISTVLGILFTLTVLALLLAGLLYWLRRDIIVAPGHVRVEASAGMHLGMLLALAFVLTALTLWLVRIPGLLYSTTGPMVGASYTDLHATLPALRIMAGVALVAAVLVVVGAVRRELFRFALMALGGYAVLSVLARGVYPAVIQNFVVDPTELSREAPQLRHHIAATRRAWGIENVEVRDLTGGAGLTLADIRANAPTIGNVRLWDRAPLLQTFGQLQEIRTYYDFVSVDDDRYWIDGEYRQVLLSPRELNPASLPTRTFINEHLTFTHGMGLALGPVNRRTAEGLPVLFIRDLPPESDVSLQVTRPQIYYGELTNQAVFVHTRQPEFDYPAGEQNIFTAYQGAGGVPIGSWLRRIVFASYFGSSKVLLSGDLTRESRVLYHRNVVERARRALPFLTFDGDPYMVIDEAGTLQWILDAYTKSERYPYAQRLADGTSYMRNSVKVVIDAYHGSVRAYVMDPAEPIVRTYARAFPGIFRPIGEMPADLRAHLRYPEDLYRVQTTLHTTYHMDEPDEFYHREDQWQIPTLGAEEQANPFAFMRRIIMRLPDEEGAEFIFMTPFTPRQKDNMAAWMVARSDGEHYGELRVYRFPKQSLVFGPRQIVNRINQDTEISRQISLWDQRGSEVLRGELLVLPVEESLLYVQPLYLRAQGGQIPELKRVIVAYQSRVVMEETLEDALAALFGGAGTIPPPAEEPAGGLV